Proteins encoded together in one Pseudomonas sp. ADAK13 window:
- a CDS encoding TldD/PmbA family protein, producing MNNFKALVDWLKQAITDSEQFHLGYADESSEFVRFNHGKVRQAGQVQQASLNLKLIDDGRHADLGITLAGEPELDRQRLADGLQQLRETLPLLPQDPYLLLNHNAWQNKDQQDRPLPDLAQVLEAISVAAEGVDMVGFYAAGPISRGFASSSGAFGWHQANSFNFDFSLFHANGEAVKASYAGNDWDSAAFAQRFQQAREQLEFLGRPLHPLAPGQYRAYLAPAAMEEIISMLTWGGFSAQAIASKGSPLQRLYAGDQALSPLVAVDEQVSGSLSSAFSRDGYPRSDVKLISGGKAEGQLVNSRSAAEYGLSTNGASSDESPSALQMAAGSLAQADILKQLGTGLYISNLWYLNYSDQPAARLTGMTRFATFWVEDGEIKAPVSTMRFDDSVYSLLGSQLEALTADRELLLSASTYSQRNTSSNLLPGALVKRLTLTL from the coding sequence ATGAACAATTTCAAAGCCCTGGTGGACTGGCTCAAACAGGCCATCACCGACAGCGAACAATTCCACCTCGGCTACGCCGACGAGTCTTCCGAGTTCGTGCGCTTCAACCACGGCAAAGTGCGCCAGGCCGGCCAGGTGCAACAGGCCAGCCTGAACCTGAAGCTGATTGATGACGGGCGCCACGCCGACCTCGGCATCACCCTGGCAGGCGAGCCTGAGCTGGACCGCCAGCGCCTGGCCGACGGCCTGCAACAACTGCGCGAGACCCTGCCGTTGTTGCCGCAGGACCCGTACCTGCTGCTCAATCACAACGCCTGGCAGAACAAGGATCAGCAAGACCGACCACTGCCGGACCTGGCCCAGGTGCTGGAAGCAATCAGCGTGGCGGCTGAAGGCGTGGACATGGTTGGCTTCTACGCCGCCGGCCCTATCAGCCGTGGCTTTGCCAGTTCATCAGGCGCCTTCGGCTGGCACCAGGCCAACAGTTTCAACTTCGACTTCAGCCTGTTCCACGCCAACGGCGAAGCGGTGAAGGCCAGCTACGCCGGCAACGATTGGGACAGCGCGGCCTTCGCCCAACGCTTCCAGCAGGCCCGCGAGCAACTGGAGTTCCTCGGTCGCCCGCTGCACCCGCTGGCACCGGGGCAATACCGCGCCTACCTGGCTCCGGCGGCCATGGAAGAAATCATCAGCATGCTGACCTGGGGCGGTTTTTCCGCCCAGGCCATCGCCAGCAAGGGCAGCCCGTTGCAGCGCCTGTATGCAGGCGATCAAGCCTTGAGCCCGCTGGTGGCCGTGGACGAACAGGTCAGTGGCTCCCTGAGTTCGGCGTTTTCCCGCGATGGCTATCCACGCAGCGACGTGAAGCTGATCAGCGGCGGCAAGGCCGAAGGCCAACTGGTGAACTCCCGCAGCGCCGCCGAGTACGGCCTGAGCACCAACGGCGCCAGCAGCGATGAGTCCCCCAGCGCGTTGCAGATGGCGGCGGGCAGCCTGGCCCAGGCCGATATCCTCAAGCAATTGGGCACCGGCTTGTACATCAGCAACCTGTGGTACCTGAACTACTCCGACCAGCCCGCCGCGCGCCTGACCGGCATGACCCGCTTCGCCACGTTCTGGGTCGAAGACGGCGAGATCAAGGCGCCGGTCAGCACCATGCGTTTTGATGACAGCGTGTACAGCCTGCTGGGCTCGCAACTCGAAGCGTTGACCGCTGATCGGGAATTGCTGCTGTCGGCGAGTACTTACAGCCAGCGCAACACCTCGTCCAACCTATTACCGGGCGCATTGGTAAAACGCCTGACCCTGACCTTGTAA
- a CDS encoding alpha/beta fold hydrolase, producing MNHGSFVIEKLFKHYNVHVEQLGNNPEKKTVLLVNGALSTTRSFARTSKCLSEHFNVLMFDLPFSGYSRPHNTDLDLVTKDDEVQILRALVERFQVNHLVSASWGGISTLLTLAHNPPSIESSVVMALAPNLNQAMLEYVERVRVLIEADDKSAVGHLLNETVGKYLSPRLKRNNHRHLSTMATTEYRQARFHIHQVLALGDGNYLPQLTQIETPVHFLNGVLDEYTPADEAQLFKKYVGRSSFATAEHTGHLLDLESREAALAVHRALLDFLVGKHVALSDIDEAPVGKGAADSA from the coding sequence ATGAACCATGGAAGTTTTGTCATTGAGAAGCTGTTCAAGCACTACAACGTTCACGTAGAGCAGTTGGGTAACAACCCAGAGAAAAAAACCGTGCTGTTGGTCAATGGCGCGCTGTCCACCACCCGCTCGTTTGCCCGCACCAGCAAGTGCCTGTCCGAGCACTTCAATGTGCTGATGTTCGACTTGCCGTTCTCCGGCTATTCGCGCCCGCACAACACCGACCTCGACCTTGTGACCAAGGACGATGAAGTGCAGATCCTGCGGGCACTGGTAGAGCGCTTTCAGGTCAACCACCTGGTGTCTGCCTCGTGGGGCGGGATTTCCACGCTGCTGACCCTGGCCCATAACCCGCCGTCCATTGAAAGCTCTGTGGTGATGGCGCTGGCGCCTAACCTCAACCAGGCGATGCTCGAATACGTAGAGCGGGTGCGGGTGCTGATCGAGGCCGATGACAAGTCCGCCGTCGGCCACTTGCTGAATGAAACCGTCGGCAAATATTTGTCGCCGCGGCTCAAGCGCAATAACCACCGGCACCTGTCGACCATGGCGACCACCGAGTATCGCCAGGCGCGCTTCCATATCCACCAGGTGCTGGCGCTGGGTGACGGCAACTACCTGCCGCAATTGACCCAGATCGAGACCCCCGTGCACTTCCTCAACGGCGTCCTGGACGAGTACACCCCGGCAGACGAAGCCCAACTGTTCAAAAAATACGTGGGGCGCAGCAGCTTCGCCACCGCCGAACACACCGGCCATTTGCTCGATCTGGAATCCCGCGAGGCGGCGCTGGCAGTGCACCGGGCGCTGCTCGATTTCCTGGTGGGCAAGCACGTGGCGTTGTCAGATATAGACGAAGCGCCAGTGGGAAAAGGAGCTGCCGATAGCGCATAA
- the mdtD gene encoding multidrug transporter subunit MdtD — translation MPNRAPLDAKTARWLPWVVAIAFFMQSLDGTILNTALPAMARDLAENPLRMQGVVIAYMLTVALLIPASGWVADRFGTKKIFFGAIMLFSIGSLLCALSSTLTMLVGARVIQGLGGALMLPVGRLVVLRAYPRSELVRIMGFITIPGLLGPLLGPTMGGWMVQYLTWHWIFLINLPVGIIGCYAVWKFIPDLRGSERTRFDGVGFLLFGAAMVLITIAMEGLGELHLPHLRVMLLLFGGLACLAAYWLRAGHIDNPLFSPVLFKTRTFAVGILGNLFARLGSGALPFLVPLLLQVALGYSPSEAGMSMLPLAAAAMFAKSIARPLIERLGYRVVLTGNTLALGIMLASMGLVSEHTPYPLLLSMLAILGAINSLQFTAMNTVTLIDLDDAQASSGNSLLSVVAQLSLSLGVACAGALLGGFTAEVGNDGVDTVLGAFQLTFVTVGIMAMLAAAIFLQLSPKDGKRVVSREHDIEH, via the coding sequence ATGCCGAATCGCGCCCCTCTCGATGCCAAGACCGCCCGCTGGCTACCCTGGGTGGTAGCGATTGCCTTCTTCATGCAGTCGCTGGATGGGACGATTCTCAACACCGCCTTGCCGGCCATGGCCCGGGACCTGGCGGAGAACCCCTTGCGCATGCAAGGCGTGGTGATCGCCTACATGCTCACGGTGGCCTTGCTGATTCCCGCCTCGGGTTGGGTGGCCGACCGCTTCGGCACCAAGAAGATTTTCTTCGGCGCGATCATGCTGTTCAGCATCGGTTCGTTGCTTTGCGCACTCTCCAGCACGCTGACCATGCTGGTGGGCGCGCGGGTGATCCAGGGCCTCGGTGGTGCCTTGATGTTGCCGGTGGGCAGGCTGGTGGTGCTGCGCGCCTACCCGCGTTCGGAGCTGGTGCGGATCATGGGCTTCATCACCATTCCCGGGCTGCTCGGCCCGTTGCTCGGCCCGACCATGGGCGGCTGGATGGTGCAATACCTGACCTGGCACTGGATCTTCCTGATCAACCTGCCGGTGGGCATCATTGGCTGCTACGCCGTGTGGAAATTCATTCCCGACCTGCGCGGCAGCGAACGCACGCGGTTCGACGGCGTGGGTTTCCTGCTGTTCGGCGCGGCGATGGTGCTGATCACCATCGCCATGGAAGGCCTCGGCGAATTGCACCTGCCGCACCTGCGGGTGATGTTGCTGCTGTTCGGCGGCCTCGCGTGCCTGGCGGCCTATTGGCTGCGGGCCGGGCATATCGACAATCCACTGTTTTCCCCAGTGCTGTTCAAGACCCGGACCTTCGCCGTGGGCATCCTCGGCAACCTGTTCGCCCGCCTCGGCAGCGGTGCGTTGCCGTTCCTGGTGCCGCTGCTGTTGCAGGTGGCGTTGGGTTACTCACCGTCCGAAGCCGGGATGAGCATGCTGCCCCTGGCGGCGGCGGCGATGTTTGCCAAGTCCATCGCCCGGCCGCTGATCGAGCGCCTGGGCTACCGCGTGGTGCTGACCGGCAACACCCTGGCGCTGGGCATCATGCTGGCAAGCATGGGCCTGGTCAGCGAACACACGCCCTACCCGCTGCTGCTGAGCATGCTGGCGATCCTCGGGGCGATCAACTCGCTGCAATTCACCGCGATGAACACCGTGACCCTGATCGACCTCGACGACGCCCAGGCCAGCAGCGGCAACAGTTTGCTGTCGGTGGTGGCGCAGTTGTCCCTGAGCCTCGGGGTGGCCTGCGCCGGTGCGCTGCTGGGTGGTTTCACCGCAGAAGTGGGCAACGACGGGGTCGACACCGTGCTCGGCGCGTTCCAGCTGACCTTCGTCACCGTGGGCATCATGGCGATGCTGGCGGCGGCGATCTTCCTGCAACTGTCGCCAAAAGACGGCAAACGCGTGGTCAGCCGCGAGCACGATATCGAGCATTAA
- a CDS encoding TldD/PmbA family protein → MFDHHATLKKQFSALRTTAEFFSLRYVRESGRYLSVRKNVAEPPHLSQDEGAMLTVRLNGVEAYAATHDISLPGLQAALERAEQQARLIKPHALLDLRDQPVSSDIADYLSPNLDQPFPSLSDCYQLLGAESAAVPKDERLVNWEVSLGTTHVEQIYLNSAGAELRQAQRFVFPGVNVTAYDGNDSQTRTLGGTNFGQQGGFDVISRFGLVGAAPQIADQALQLLLAPNTPQGPRDLLLMPDQMILQIHESIGHPLELDRILGDERNYAGTSFVKASDFGHLQYGSNLLNVTFDPDIPEQLASYGHDDDGTRASKQFLIREGLLLKPLGGALSQYRSGMGGVANSRACSWNRAPIDRMANLNIEAGDQNMAQLIGGIENGILMSTNRSWSIDDARNKFQFGCEWGQLIENGELKGVVKNPNYRAISAQFWRNLSAVGDASTFKVLGTPNCGKGEPNQVIRVGHASPACVFSNVDVFGGDA, encoded by the coding sequence ATGTTCGACCACCACGCCACACTCAAAAAGCAGTTCAGTGCCCTGCGCACCACTGCCGAATTCTTCTCCCTGCGCTATGTCCGCGAGTCTGGCCGGTACCTGTCGGTACGCAAGAACGTCGCCGAGCCGCCGCACCTGAGCCAGGACGAAGGCGCGATGCTCACCGTGCGCCTCAACGGCGTCGAAGCCTACGCCGCCACCCACGACATTTCCCTGCCCGGCCTGCAAGCCGCCCTTGAGCGAGCCGAACAGCAAGCCCGGCTGATCAAGCCCCACGCCCTGCTCGACCTGCGTGACCAGCCGGTGTCCAGCGACATCGCCGATTACCTGTCGCCGAACCTCGACCAACCCTTCCCGTCCCTGAGCGACTGCTACCAACTGCTGGGCGCCGAATCCGCCGCCGTGCCCAAGGACGAGCGCCTGGTGAACTGGGAAGTCAGCCTGGGCACCACCCACGTCGAACAGATCTACCTCAACAGCGCCGGTGCCGAGCTGCGCCAGGCCCAGCGCTTTGTGTTCCCGGGCGTGAACGTCACGGCCTACGACGGCAACGACAGCCAGACCCGCACCCTGGGCGGCACCAACTTTGGCCAGCAAGGCGGGTTTGACGTGATCAGCCGCTTCGGCCTGGTAGGCGCCGCACCGCAGATTGCCGATCAAGCGCTGCAACTGTTGCTGGCACCGAATACGCCGCAAGGGCCGCGTGACCTGCTGCTGATGCCTGACCAGATGATCCTGCAGATCCACGAATCCATTGGCCATCCGCTGGAACTGGACCGCATCCTCGGTGATGAACGCAATTACGCCGGCACCAGCTTCGTCAAGGCCAGCGACTTCGGCCACCTGCAATACGGCTCCAACCTGCTCAACGTGACCTTCGACCCGGACATTCCCGAGCAACTCGCCAGCTACGGGCACGACGACGACGGCACCCGCGCCAGCAAACAATTCCTGATCCGCGAAGGCCTGCTGCTCAAGCCATTGGGCGGTGCTTTGTCGCAATACCGCTCCGGCATGGGCGGCGTCGCCAACAGCCGCGCTTGCAGCTGGAACCGCGCGCCCATCGACCGCATGGCCAACCTGAACATCGAGGCCGGCGACCAGAACATGGCGCAACTGATTGGCGGTATCGAGAATGGCATCCTGATGTCCACCAACCGTTCGTGGTCGATTGACGACGCGCGCAACAAATTCCAGTTCGGCTGCGAGTGGGGCCAGTTGATTGAAAACGGCGAACTCAAAGGCGTGGTGAAGAACCCCAACTACCGGGCGATTTCCGCACAGTTCTGGCGCAACCTCAGCGCCGTTGGCGACGCCAGTACCTTCAAGGTGCTGGGCACGCCGAACTGCGGCAAGGGCGAACCCAACCAGGTGATCCGCGTCGGCCATGCGTCGCCGGCCTGTGTGTTCAGCAACGTGGATGTATTCGGGGGAGATGCCTGA
- the dbpA gene encoding ATP-dependent RNA helicase DbpA: MLANLDSLGYVEMTQIQAQSLPVILKGLDLIAQAKTGSGKTAAFGIGLLNPINPRYFGCQALVMCPTRELADQVAKEIRRLARAEDNIKVLTLCGGVSLGPQIASLEHGAHVIVGTPGRIQQHLRKGSLVLDGLNTLILDEADRMLDMGFYDAIEDIISKTPARRQTLLFSATYPVSIKQLASKFMRAPQQVKAEAFHSDDQIEQRFYEISPEERMDAVTKVLAHFRPASCVAFCFTKQQVQETVDHLTAKGISAVGLHGDLEQRDRDQVLAMFANRSTSVLVATDVAARGLDIDALDMVINVELARDSEIHIHRVGRTGRAGETGIAISLVAPSEAHRAQAIEQLQKSPLNWDQLDNLKPQSGGPLLPVMSTLCIAAGRKDKVRPGDILGALTGDAGIPGAQVGKIAIFDFQAFVAVERGIAKQALQRLNDGKIKGRSLRVRIL; this comes from the coding sequence ATGCTGGCTAACCTCGACTCTCTGGGTTATGTCGAGATGACGCAGATCCAGGCGCAAAGCTTGCCGGTGATCCTCAAAGGGCTGGACCTGATCGCCCAGGCCAAGACCGGCAGCGGCAAGACCGCGGCCTTCGGCATCGGCCTGCTGAACCCGATCAACCCGCGCTACTTCGGCTGCCAGGCCCTGGTGATGTGCCCGACCCGCGAGCTGGCTGACCAGGTTGCCAAGGAAATCCGTCGCCTGGCCCGCGCCGAAGACAACATCAAGGTGCTGACCCTCTGCGGCGGCGTGTCCCTCGGCCCACAGATCGCTTCCCTGGAGCACGGCGCACACGTCATCGTCGGCACCCCGGGCCGCATCCAGCAGCACCTGCGCAAGGGTTCGCTGGTGCTGGACGGCTTGAACACGCTGATCCTCGATGAAGCCGACCGCATGCTCGACATGGGCTTCTACGACGCCATCGAAGACATCATCAGCAAGACCCCGGCCCGCCGCCAGACCCTGCTGTTCTCGGCCACCTACCCGGTGAGCATCAAGCAGTTGGCCTCGAAATTCATGCGCGCGCCGCAGCAGGTCAAGGCCGAAGCGTTCCACTCGGACGACCAGATCGAGCAGCGTTTCTACGAGATTTCCCCGGAAGAGCGCATGGACGCGGTGACCAAGGTCCTGGCGCATTTCCGTCCGGCGTCTTGCGTAGCGTTCTGCTTCACCAAGCAGCAAGTGCAGGAAACCGTCGACCACCTGACCGCCAAAGGCATTTCCGCCGTCGGCCTGCATGGCGACCTGGAACAGCGCGACCGTGACCAGGTGCTGGCGATGTTCGCCAACCGCAGTACTTCGGTACTGGTCGCCACCGACGTTGCCGCCCGTGGCCTGGACATTGATGCACTGGACATGGTGATCAACGTCGAACTGGCCCGCGACTCGGAAATCCACATTCACCGCGTGGGCCGTACCGGCCGTGCCGGTGAGACCGGTATCGCGATCAGCCTGGTTGCACCGTCCGAAGCCCACCGCGCCCAGGCCATCGAGCAGTTGCAGAAGTCGCCGCTGAACTGGGACCAACTGGACAACCTCAAGCCTCAGAGCGGCGGCCCATTGCTGCCGGTGATGAGCACCCTGTGCATTGCCGCCGGCCGTAAAGACAAGGTCCGCCCGGGTGACATCCTTGGCGCATTGACCGGTGACGCCGGGATTCCCGGTGCCCAGGTTGGCAAGATCGCGATCTTTGATTTCCAGGCGTTCGTGGCCGTGGAACGCGGGATCGCCAAGCAGGCGCTGCAGCGCTTGAATGACGGCAAGATCAAAGGCCGTTCGTTGCGCGTGCGCATCCTGTAA
- the yccS gene encoding YccS family putative transporter, producing the protein MSSTSFKQSMRRLWALDKFSYSVRVFIALTGSMALCWYQNEMALLIPLFLGIIASALAETDDNWQGRLNALAVTLVCFSTAALSVELLFPYPWIFAIFLALSSFGLTMLGALGERYGAIASATLILSVYTMIGVDQRGGAVTDFWHEPLLLVAGAAWYGVLSVLWQVLFSNQPVQQSLARLFRELGRYLKLKSSLFEPIRQLDVEARRLELAQQNGRVVAALNAAKEIILHRVGNGRPGSKVSRYLKLYFLAQDIHERASSSHYPYNALAEAFFHSDVLFRCQRLLRQQGKACQTLAESIQMRQPFVYDDSFAEALGDLNASLEHLRIQSNPAWRGLLRSLRALAANLSTLDRLLGDAANPDSLADATDSSLLDRAPRNLKEMWTRLRTQLTPTSLLFRHALRLPLALSIGYWMVHLIHPSQGYWIILTTLFVCQPNYGATRRKLGQRIIGTAIGLTIAWALFDLFPNPLIQSMFAIAAGLVFFINRTTRYTLATAAITLMVLFCFNQVGDGYGLFLPRLFDTLLGSLIAGLAVFLFLPDWQGRRLNKVLANTLTCNSIYLRQIMQQYAAGKSDDLAYRLARRNAHNADAALSTTLANMLMEPGHFRKEADVGFRFLVLSHTLLSYLSGLGAHRETQLPAEVREHLIDGAGKTLAASIDEIATGLANKQPIAIQSDAEEALAVDLEQMPDEIDEGQRLVQTQLALICRQLGPLRTLAAHLIKDTGAD; encoded by the coding sequence ATGTCATCGACCTCCTTCAAGCAGTCCATGCGGCGCCTTTGGGCACTGGACAAGTTCAGTTACAGCGTACGGGTATTCATCGCCCTGACCGGCAGCATGGCGCTGTGCTGGTACCAAAATGAAATGGCGCTGCTGATCCCGTTGTTCCTTGGAATTATCGCGAGCGCCCTGGCCGAGACCGATGACAACTGGCAAGGCCGGCTCAACGCCCTCGCCGTGACACTGGTGTGCTTCAGCACCGCCGCACTCTCCGTCGAACTGCTGTTTCCCTATCCCTGGATCTTCGCGATTTTCCTGGCGCTCTCAAGCTTCGGCCTGACCATGCTCGGTGCGTTGGGCGAGCGTTATGGGGCCATTGCGTCGGCCACCCTGATTCTCTCGGTCTACACCATGATCGGCGTGGACCAGCGCGGTGGCGCGGTCACTGACTTCTGGCATGAGCCCTTGCTGCTGGTGGCCGGTGCCGCGTGGTACGGCGTGCTGTCGGTGTTGTGGCAGGTGCTGTTTTCCAACCAGCCGGTGCAGCAGAGCCTGGCTCGGCTGTTTCGCGAGCTGGGGCGCTACCTCAAGCTCAAGTCGTCGCTGTTCGAGCCGATCCGCCAGCTGGATGTGGAAGCACGGCGCCTGGAACTGGCGCAGCAAAATGGCCGGGTGGTGGCGGCGCTGAATGCCGCCAAGGAAATCATCCTGCACCGGGTCGGCAACGGTCGCCCGGGCTCCAAGGTCAGCCGCTACCTCAAGCTGTACTTCCTGGCCCAAGACATCCACGAACGGGCCAGTTCCTCGCATTACCCTTACAACGCCCTCGCCGAAGCCTTCTTCCACAGCGACGTGCTGTTCCGCTGCCAGCGCCTGCTGCGCCAGCAAGGCAAGGCCTGCCAGACCCTCGCCGAATCGATCCAGATGCGCCAGCCCTTCGTCTATGACGACAGCTTCGCCGAAGCCCTGGGCGACCTGAATGCCTCCCTGGAACACCTGCGCATCCAGAGCAACCCGGCCTGGCGCGGCCTGCTGCGCTCCCTGCGCGCCCTGGCGGCCAACCTGTCGACCCTGGACCGCCTGCTGGGCGACGCCGCCAACCCCGACAGCCTGGCGGATGCCACCGACAGCAGCCTGCTGGACCGTGCACCGCGCAACCTCAAGGAAATGTGGACACGCCTGCGCACACAGCTGACGCCGACGTCCTTGCTGTTCCGCCACGCCCTGCGCCTGCCCCTGGCGCTGAGTATCGGCTACTGGATGGTGCACTTGATTCACCCGTCCCAGGGCTACTGGATCATCCTCACCACCTTGTTCGTGTGCCAGCCGAACTACGGCGCCACCCGTCGCAAGCTGGGCCAGCGGATCATCGGCACCGCCATCGGCCTGACCATCGCCTGGGCGCTGTTCGACCTGTTCCCCAACCCGCTGATCCAGTCGATGTTCGCCATCGCCGCCGGCCTGGTGTTCTTTATCAACCGCACCACCCGCTACACCCTGGCGACCGCGGCGATCACGCTGATGGTGCTGTTCTGCTTCAACCAGGTGGGCGACGGCTACGGGCTGTTCCTGCCGCGCTTGTTCGATACGTTGCTTGGCAGCCTGATCGCCGGGCTGGCGGTGTTCCTGTTCCTGCCGGACTGGCAGGGCCGACGCCTGAACAAGGTGCTGGCCAACACCCTGACCTGCAACAGCATCTACCTGCGCCAGATCATGCAGCAATACGCCGCCGGCAAAAGCGACGACCTGGCTTACCGCCTGGCCCGGCGCAACGCCCACAACGCCGACGCGGCGCTGTCCACCACCCTGGCCAACATGCTGATGGAACCGGGGCATTTCCGTAAGGAAGCGGATGTGGGGTTCAGGTTCCTGGTGCTGTCCCACACCCTGCTCAGCTACCTCTCGGGCCTCGGTGCACACCGTGAAACCCAACTGCCGGCCGAAGTTCGCGAGCACCTGATCGACGGCGCCGGGAAGACGCTGGCGGCGAGCATTGACGAGATCGCCACGGGGCTGGCCAACAAGCAGCCGATCGCGATCCAGAGTGATGCGGAAGAAGCGTTGGCGGTGGATCTGGAGCAGATGCCGGATGAGATCGACGAGGGACAGCGGCTGGTGCAGACGCAGTTGGCGCTGATCTGCCGGCAATTGGGGCCGTTGCGCACCTTGGCAGCCCACTTGATCAAAGATACCGGCGCGGATTAA
- a CDS encoding NAD(P)/FAD-dependent oxidoreductase, whose translation MRSTEVVIIGAGAAGLMCALTAAGRGRKVMLIDHANKAGKKILMSGGGRCNFTNMYTEPANFLSHNAHFCKSALARYTQWDFIGLVAKHGVPYHEKKLGQLFCDNKSSDILGMLLDECIQVGVSMHLDTSVQEIAKVDSGYQLQTTLGELRCESLVIATGGLSIPTLGATGFGYQVARQFGHELLPTRAGLVPFTITDQLKELCGELSGTSVDCLVSCNDQSFRENILFTHRGLSGPAILQISSYWEPGDTVEINLLPDHDAHAWLQEQQVERPNSELKTLLGEIFTKKMANLLAETWFVSKPMKQYTHAEIADIAGKLGSWQLVPAGTEGYRTAEVTLGGVDTREVSSKTMESLKSPGLYFIGEVLDVTGHLGGFNFQWAWASGYAAAQFA comes from the coding sequence GTGCGCTCGACCGAAGTTGTGATCATTGGCGCCGGCGCCGCAGGCTTGATGTGTGCGCTGACCGCCGCCGGGCGTGGGCGCAAGGTGATGTTGATCGACCACGCGAACAAGGCCGGCAAAAAGATCCTGATGTCCGGCGGTGGCCGCTGCAATTTCACCAATATGTACACCGAGCCGGCCAACTTCCTGTCCCACAATGCGCACTTCTGCAAGTCCGCCCTGGCCCGCTACACCCAGTGGGATTTCATCGGGCTGGTGGCCAAGCACGGCGTGCCGTACCACGAGAAAAAACTCGGCCAACTGTTTTGCGACAACAAGTCCAGCGACATCCTCGGGATGCTGCTGGATGAGTGCATCCAGGTGGGCGTGAGCATGCACCTGGACACCTCGGTGCAGGAAATTGCCAAGGTCGACAGCGGCTATCAGTTGCAAACCACCCTCGGTGAGCTGCGTTGCGAGTCGTTGGTGATCGCCACCGGCGGGCTGTCGATTCCGACCCTGGGCGCCACCGGTTTTGGTTACCAGGTGGCCAGGCAGTTCGGCCATGAACTGCTGCCAACCCGCGCCGGGCTGGTACCGTTCACTATCACCGACCAGCTCAAGGAGTTGTGCGGCGAGCTGTCCGGTACTTCCGTGGATTGCCTGGTGAGCTGCAATGACCAGAGCTTTCGCGAGAACATCCTGTTTACCCACCGCGGCCTGAGCGGGCCGGCGATCCTGCAGATTTCCTCGTACTGGGAACCCGGCGACACCGTGGAAATCAACCTGCTGCCCGACCACGACGCCCACGCCTGGCTGCAGGAGCAACAGGTTGAGCGCCCGAACAGCGAGTTGAAAACCCTGCTGGGTGAGATCTTCACCAAGAAGATGGCCAACCTGCTGGCCGAAACCTGGTTCGTTTCCAAGCCGATGAAGCAGTACACCCACGCCGAGATTGCCGACATCGCCGGCAAACTGGGGAGCTGGCAGCTGGTACCGGCGGGCACTGAAGGCTATCGCACCGCCGAGGTTACCCTGGGTGGGGTAGACACGCGGGAAGTCTCGTCCAAGACCATGGAGTCCCTGAAAAGCCCCGGTTTGTACTTCATCGGGGAAGTGTTGGATGTGACCGGTCACCTGGGCGGGTTCAACTTCCAGTGGGCGTGGGCTTCCGGGTATGCAGCCGCTCAATTTGCCTGA